In the Gemmatimonadaceae bacterium genome, one interval contains:
- the xylB gene encoding xylulokinase, translating into MADDYLLGLDVGTSGVKGLLVATDGEVVASATTPLSLSSPRPGWAEQDPDAWWGASVASIRSICESRPKAHIAGVGISGQMHSSVFLDAKGDVIRPALLWCDGRTTAECREIEQRIGGEQRLRDHAANPALEGFTLPKVLWLRNQEPAAFARLAKVLLAKDYIRYRLTGELATEPSDASATLMYDTARLRWSSEILRAVGLNESIVPRVGGSSEVLGCVHKEGSAATGLSVGTPVVGGGADNACGAAGVGVISPGDMVASWGTSGTLLAPTAEPRVDPGLRAHTFCHVAPQRWYLMGVVLSAGGAFAWYRDQFARDLAGDPQINQRLNDEAATVSAGAEGVTFLPYLQGERTPHRNALARGAFLGLSLAHTRAHLTRAVLEGVCFGLRDSLSILQSLGIQPDVLLLTGGGARSPFVRQLQAEVLGVPVATVNREEGPAYGAALLAAVGVGAYPDLAAAAHVTIARRSPDVPSIAAHRAYDAPYARFREGYRP; encoded by the coding sequence GTGGCGGACGACTACCTGTTGGGACTCGACGTCGGCACGAGCGGCGTGAAGGGACTGCTCGTCGCGACGGACGGGGAAGTCGTCGCTTCGGCGACCACGCCACTCTCGCTCTCGTCGCCGCGGCCGGGTTGGGCCGAGCAGGATCCGGATGCGTGGTGGGGCGCAAGCGTCGCATCGATTCGCTCGATCTGCGAGAGTCGTCCAAAAGCGCACATTGCGGGTGTTGGAATATCCGGTCAAATGCACTCATCGGTGTTTCTGGATGCGAAGGGCGACGTGATTCGCCCCGCGCTGCTCTGGTGCGACGGCCGCACCACAGCCGAGTGCCGTGAGATCGAGCAGCGGATCGGCGGCGAACAGCGGTTACGAGATCACGCCGCGAATCCGGCGCTCGAGGGTTTCACACTTCCTAAAGTATTATGGCTGCGCAATCAGGAGCCCGCCGCGTTCGCACGGCTGGCGAAGGTCCTGCTCGCCAAGGATTACATCCGGTATCGGCTCACCGGCGAGTTGGCCACGGAGCCATCCGATGCTTCGGCGACGCTCATGTACGATACGGCACGGCTGCGTTGGAGCTCGGAGATTCTGCGCGCGGTCGGGTTGAATGAGTCGATCGTTCCGCGCGTTGGTGGCTCATCCGAGGTCCTCGGCTGCGTGCACAAGGAGGGGAGTGCGGCGACTGGATTGTCGGTGGGTACACCCGTCGTTGGCGGCGGTGCGGATAACGCGTGCGGCGCCGCCGGCGTCGGCGTTATATCGCCTGGTGACATGGTCGCGAGTTGGGGCACGTCGGGTACGCTGCTCGCCCCGACCGCGGAGCCGCGCGTCGATCCGGGATTGCGCGCTCATACGTTCTGCCACGTCGCTCCGCAGCGATGGTATTTGATGGGCGTCGTGCTGAGCGCCGGCGGTGCGTTCGCCTGGTATCGCGATCAGTTCGCGCGTGACCTGGCGGGCGATCCGCAGATCAACCAACGTCTGAACGATGAAGCGGCGACTGTATCAGCTGGCGCAGAGGGTGTCACCTTTCTCCCCTACTTGCAGGGGGAGCGAACGCCGCATCGCAACGCGCTCGCGCGCGGTGCCTTTCTCGGGTTGAGCCTGGCACACACACGCGCGCATCTGACGCGTGCTGTCCTGGAGGGTGTCTGCTTCGGCTTGCGCGACTCCCTATCCATCCTTCAGTCGTTAGGTATCCAGCCCGATGTGTTGTTGCTCACCGGTGGCGGTGCACGGAGCCCGTTCGTGCGCCAGCTGCAGGCCGAGGTGCTCGGCGTGCCGGTAGCGACCGTCAATCGCGAGGAAGGGCCTGCGTACGGCGCCGCGCTGCTTGCTGCTGTCGGCGTGGGTGCGTATCCCGATCTCGCGGCGGCCGCGCACGTGACCATTGCGCGGCGAAGCCCCGACGTTCCGTCGATCGCGGCGCACCGCGCCTACGATGCCCCGTATGCCCGGTTCCGGGAGGGTTATCGGCCATGA
- a CDS encoding ABC transporter permease, translating to MTTAGSLTRRFLESQETGLIIVVTLLVVALTALAGSHADRLTGATINNFLNSNTLIQVATDASFFAIMAIGATIVIISGGIDLSVGSIYALAGVSMALALRALGPASSPTMVVVGLVASVGVGLLCGLLNGLLVVGLRVHPFIITLGTMWVLRGVAFVATKAESILVPLQVTSVTKASLGLSGGLYPVPMLVMIVLTILGWFYLTRTVMGRHIFAFGGNIEASRFAGLALGRIQLGVFAVSGLTAGLAAFLGASFYGSASSGDGQGYELYVIASAVVGGASLIGGKGSAIGATLGAVLIVLIRQSIRTLHFDQNYEWIVIGCAIIVAVVVDRWSAGVTARRLSRAASVT from the coding sequence ATGACGACCGCGGGGAGCCTCACCCGGCGGTTTCTCGAGTCGCAGGAGACCGGACTGATCATCGTGGTCACGCTGCTCGTCGTTGCGCTGACGGCGCTCGCCGGGAGTCATGCGGATCGGTTGACCGGCGCGACGATTAACAATTTCCTGAATTCGAATACGCTTATCCAGGTCGCGACCGACGCGAGCTTTTTCGCCATCATGGCGATCGGCGCAACAATCGTGATCATTTCGGGCGGCATCGATCTGTCCGTCGGGTCGATCTACGCACTTGCAGGCGTAAGCATGGCCTTGGCGCTGCGAGCGCTGGGACCCGCGAGCTCGCCGACGATGGTAGTGGTGGGGCTCGTCGCGAGCGTGGGCGTCGGGCTGTTGTGCGGGCTGCTGAATGGATTGCTCGTCGTCGGCCTTCGCGTACATCCATTCATCATCACGCTCGGCACGATGTGGGTTCTTCGCGGAGTCGCATTCGTGGCAACGAAGGCAGAAAGCATCCTCGTTCCGTTGCAGGTGACGTCGGTGACGAAGGCCTCGCTCGGTCTGAGCGGCGGGCTTTACCCGGTGCCGATGCTCGTTATGATCGTGCTCACGATCCTTGGCTGGTTCTATCTCACACGCACCGTGATGGGGCGCCACATCTTTGCGTTCGGCGGCAATATCGAGGCGAGCCGGTTTGCCGGTCTGGCGCTCGGGAGGATTCAGCTTGGCGTGTTCGCCGTGTCGGGGTTGACCGCGGGGCTCGCGGCATTTCTCGGGGCGAGCTTTTATGGCTCGGCGTCGTCGGGCGATGGGCAGGGGTATGAGCTGTACGTGATCGCGTCGGCGGTCGTCGGCGGCGCGAGTCTGATCGGGGGAAAGGGCAGCGCGATCGGCGCCACGCTGGGCGCCGTGCTCATCGTGTTGATCCGCCAATCGATTCGCACGCTGCATTTCGATCAGAACTACGAGTGGATCGTCATCGGCTGCGCGATCATCGTCGCCGTCGTGGTCGATCGCTGGAGCGCTGGTGTTACCGCACGCCGGTTGAGTCGCGCGGCGAGTGTCACGTGA
- a CDS encoding alpha-glucuronidase family glycosyl hydrolase yields the protein MTWRGRFALCLVAALLIPVHGARGDSGYELWLRYRRVRNPERLREYRESLLPVDVEGRSPTLDVVVSELFGLETLVAEDFVISSQARSSARLIVGTLASSATIRALVPASELAALGAEGFVIRQPLLAGRRVTVVAANSEIGVLYGTFALLRELQMERPMSELAMTSAPRVRRRILDHWDNLDGTVERGYAGRSLWDWSTLPATSRRYVDYARANASIGINGTVLTNVNANAKVLTPEYLAKVAALANVFRPYGIMVYLTARFSAPIEIGGLTTADPLDPAVRAWWRAKVDEIYGYIPDFGGFLVKANSEGQPGPQDYHRSHADGANMLADALAPHHGVVMWRAFVYSNSVPTDRVKQAYDEFTPLDGQFRSNVLLQTKNGPLDFQPREPFHPLFGAMPKTAQMMEFQITKEYLGEDTHLVYLAPLFSEVLNADTHVRGPGSTVARVIDGSLQGQTETGMAGVSNIGSDSNWTGSEFNQTNWYAFGRLAWDHTLTPASIADEWVRLTFSNDPSVVRTITHMMLASREAVVNYMTPLGLAHIMGTNHHYGPAPWVRLARADWSPVYYHRADSAGIGFDRTAEGSNAVGQYAAGVRDRYADRATVPDSLLLWFHHVGWTERLRSGRTLWDELALHYQAGVDTVRAMEREWRSLDGKIDEERFNQTRDFLGIQEREARWWRDAVLQYFQTFSHLPLPSGVEPPAHTLSYYMAIRCPRDEHKPRCDAIP from the coding sequence GTGACATGGCGCGGCCGGTTCGCGCTTTGTCTCGTCGCCGCGCTGTTGATTCCAGTGCACGGCGCGCGTGGCGATTCGGGATACGAGCTGTGGTTGCGCTATCGACGTGTACGGAATCCAGAGCGCTTGCGTGAGTATCGCGAGTCACTCCTGCCGGTCGATGTCGAGGGACGATCGCCCACGCTCGATGTGGTGGTTTCAGAGCTGTTCGGTCTCGAGACGCTCGTGGCTGAAGATTTCGTCATTTCGAGCCAGGCCCGATCGAGCGCGCGGCTCATCGTCGGCACGCTCGCGAGCTCTGCCACCATCCGCGCCCTCGTGCCGGCGAGCGAGCTCGCGGCGTTAGGCGCGGAAGGGTTCGTTATCCGGCAGCCGCTCCTCGCGGGACGGCGCGTCACCGTCGTGGCGGCGAATTCCGAGATCGGCGTACTGTACGGTACGTTCGCCCTGCTTCGCGAGCTCCAGATGGAGCGACCGATGAGCGAGCTTGCAATGACGAGCGCGCCGCGCGTCAGGCGCCGGATACTCGATCATTGGGACAACCTCGACGGGACGGTGGAGCGAGGGTACGCCGGACGGTCGCTCTGGGATTGGTCGACACTTCCCGCCACCTCGCGACGGTACGTCGATTATGCGCGCGCGAACGCGTCGATCGGGATCAACGGAACGGTGCTCACGAACGTCAATGCGAACGCCAAGGTTCTGACGCCGGAGTATCTCGCAAAAGTCGCCGCGTTGGCCAATGTGTTTCGGCCGTACGGCATCATGGTGTACCTCACCGCGCGCTTCAGCGCGCCGATCGAAATCGGCGGCCTCACGACGGCCGACCCGCTCGATCCGGCCGTTCGTGCGTGGTGGCGCGCGAAAGTCGACGAGATCTATGGGTACATCCCGGACTTCGGCGGGTTCCTCGTCAAGGCCAACTCGGAGGGTCAACCCGGACCGCAAGATTACCATCGATCGCACGCCGACGGCGCCAACATGCTCGCCGATGCGCTGGCGCCGCACCATGGAGTGGTGATGTGGCGCGCGTTCGTGTACAGCAATTCCGTGCCGACCGATCGGGTGAAGCAAGCCTACGACGAGTTCACTCCGCTCGACGGTCAGTTTCGATCGAACGTACTGCTCCAGACGAAGAACGGGCCGCTCGATTTCCAGCCGAGGGAACCGTTTCATCCGCTGTTCGGCGCGATGCCGAAGACGGCGCAGATGATGGAATTCCAGATCACCAAGGAGTACCTCGGCGAAGACACGCATCTCGTCTACCTCGCGCCGTTGTTCAGCGAAGTGTTGAACGCAGACACGCACGTGCGCGGTCCCGGTTCGACGGTAGCGCGCGTGATCGACGGTTCCTTGCAGGGACAGACCGAGACGGGAATGGCCGGCGTCTCGAACATCGGCAGCGACAGCAACTGGACTGGGTCGGAGTTCAATCAGACCAACTGGTATGCCTTCGGACGGTTAGCGTGGGATCACACGCTGACGCCGGCGTCGATCGCCGACGAGTGGGTTCGCTTGACGTTCTCGAATGACCCGAGCGTGGTGCGCACGATCACCCACATGATGCTCGCCTCGCGCGAGGCGGTCGTGAACTACATGACGCCCTTGGGGCTCGCGCACATCATGGGGACGAACCACCACTACGGCCCGGCCCCGTGGGTACGACTGGCTCGCGCGGATTGGTCGCCCGTGTACTATCATCGCGCCGATTCGGCGGGCATCGGCTTCGATCGCACCGCCGAAGGGAGCAACGCGGTCGGACAGTATGCAGCCGGGGTGCGGGATCGTTATGCAGATCGCGCGACCGTGCCGGATTCTCTGCTGCTGTGGTTCCATCACGTGGGCTGGACGGAGCGATTGCGATCGGGCCGTACGCTGTGGGATGAGCTGGCACTGCACTATCAGGCGGGTGTCGACACGGTGCGCGCGATGGAGCGCGAGTGGCGATCGCTCGACGGGAAGATCGACGAGGAGCGATTCAACCAGACGCGTGACTTTCTGGGGATTCAGGAACGCGAAGCCCGGTGGTGGCGCGACGCGGTATTGCAATACTTTCAGACGTTCTCGCATCTACCCTTGCCGAGCGGCGTCGAGCCGCCGGCACATACGCTGAGCTACTACATGGCCATTCGGTGTCCGCGCGATGAGCACAAGCCGCGATGCGACGCAATACCATGA
- a CDS encoding SDR family oxidoreductase → MTGSSSPSFDIRGRVAAITGGYGVLGSAIARGLARAGARVAIIGRRCDAAEREAGVIAREGAEAMALVADVLDPDQLRTATERLVGVWGGVDILVNAAGGNVARARSDTISVFAIPLDAFDEVLRLNLHGTVIPTMVVGEQMAKQRSGAIVNISSMAALQALSGVMGYSVAKAGIDNFTRWLAVDIARRHGDGIRVNAIAPGFFVTTQNRAVLINEDGSYTERAKAVLRQTPMGRFGRPEELLGAVQWLCSDGASFVTGTVIAVDGGFSIFSGV, encoded by the coding sequence ATGACTGGGTCCTCATCGCCGTCGTTCGACATTCGCGGACGTGTGGCTGCGATCACCGGCGGGTATGGTGTGCTCGGGAGCGCGATCGCGCGCGGGCTCGCGCGCGCGGGTGCGCGGGTGGCGATCATCGGTCGGCGGTGCGACGCCGCGGAGCGTGAAGCTGGCGTCATCGCGCGCGAGGGGGCGGAAGCAATGGCACTCGTCGCCGACGTGCTCGATCCCGATCAGCTGCGTACGGCCACCGAGCGGCTCGTCGGCGTATGGGGCGGGGTCGACATTCTCGTGAACGCCGCCGGCGGAAATGTCGCGCGTGCCCGCAGCGACACGATTAGCGTCTTCGCAATTCCGCTCGACGCCTTCGACGAGGTGCTGCGGCTGAACCTCCACGGAACGGTGATCCCGACGATGGTTGTCGGCGAGCAGATGGCCAAGCAACGCTCGGGCGCCATCGTGAATATCTCGTCGATGGCTGCCTTGCAGGCACTGAGCGGTGTGATGGGTTACTCCGTCGCCAAGGCGGGCATCGACAACTTCACACGATGGCTGGCCGTGGATATTGCGCGGCGGCACGGCGACGGGATTCGTGTCAACGCGATCGCGCCCGGATTCTTCGTGACGACGCAGAATCGCGCGGTGTTGATCAACGAAGATGGGAGCTACACCGAGCGCGCGAAGGCGGTGTTGCGACAGACGCCGATGGGACGGTTCGGACGCCCGGAGGAGCTGCTCGGAGCGGTACAGTGGCTGTGCAGCGACGGGGCGTCGTTCGTGACCGGTACCGTCATCGCCGTCGACGGCGGCTTCAGCATCTTTAGCGGTGTCTAA
- a CDS encoding MFS transporter, giving the protein MSKLRGYRWTVVALLFAATTINYIDRQVLGILAPTLQADLHWTESQYGAIVSWFSLAYGAGMIVVGRALDQLGARRGFAAAIAVWSLAAMSHALARTVGAFGVARAMLGFGESANFPGAVKTVSLWFTKRERAFAVGVFNAGSNVGAVVAPLVVPWIALRWGWQAAFIATGALGFIWLACWLWLYHDPVTGPRAQLGEGSEDERIPWRALLGRRETWAFAVGKALTDPVWLFYLFWLPKFLDTRWHVTLSALAAPLIAIYLFADVGSVAGGAFSSALIARRWSVRRARQTAMLVAAVLILPTTFAPYAASLWGAVALVSLAAAAHQWWSANLFTSVGDAFPAGAVASVIGIGGFVGAMASMLFQRYTGALLDASHGSYVVVFRFCGLAYVVALALIRVLTRNGPGASGSGT; this is encoded by the coding sequence GTGTCTAAACTCCGCGGCTACCGCTGGACGGTGGTCGCGCTGCTGTTCGCCGCCACCACGATCAACTACATCGATCGCCAGGTGCTCGGCATCCTCGCGCCGACGCTGCAAGCCGATCTGCACTGGACCGAATCGCAGTACGGAGCGATCGTGTCGTGGTTCAGCCTCGCGTACGGCGCCGGGATGATCGTCGTCGGCCGCGCGCTCGACCAGTTAGGCGCGCGCCGTGGATTCGCCGCGGCGATCGCCGTGTGGAGTTTGGCGGCAATGTCGCACGCGCTGGCGCGCACGGTCGGCGCGTTCGGCGTTGCTCGCGCAATGCTCGGTTTCGGCGAGTCGGCGAATTTTCCGGGTGCGGTGAAGACCGTCTCGTTGTGGTTTACGAAACGGGAGCGCGCATTCGCCGTCGGCGTGTTCAACGCGGGCAGCAATGTCGGCGCGGTCGTCGCACCGCTCGTCGTTCCATGGATCGCGCTGCGATGGGGATGGCAGGCCGCATTCATCGCGACGGGTGCGCTCGGTTTCATCTGGCTCGCGTGCTGGCTGTGGTTGTATCACGATCCAGTCACCGGGCCCCGCGCGCAGCTTGGCGAAGGTTCGGAGGACGAGCGCATTCCGTGGCGCGCACTCCTTGGCCGACGCGAGACGTGGGCATTTGCCGTCGGGAAGGCGCTGACGGATCCGGTATGGCTGTTCTATCTCTTCTGGCTTCCCAAGTTCCTCGATACGCGGTGGCACGTGACATTGTCGGCGCTCGCGGCGCCGTTGATCGCGATCTACCTCTTCGCGGACGTCGGTTCGGTGGCCGGAGGCGCGTTCTCGAGCGCGTTGATCGCGCGCAGGTGGTCCGTACGTCGCGCGCGACAGACGGCAATGCTCGTCGCCGCGGTGCTCATCCTCCCCACGACCTTCGCACCATATGCCGCGTCGCTGTGGGGCGCGGTCGCGCTGGTGAGTCTCGCCGCCGCGGCGCATCAGTGGTGGTCGGCCAATCTGTTCACGAGCGTGGGCGATGCGTTTCCCGCGGGCGCTGTCGCGTCGGTGATCGGCATCGGCGGTTTCGTGGGCGCGATGGCGTCGATGCTCTTCCAGCGGTATACCGGCGCGCTATTGGACGCGTCACATGGGAGCTACGTGGTGGTCTTCCGCTTCTGTGGACTGGCCTACGTCGTGGCGCTGGCGCTGATCCGTGTGCTGACGAGAAACGGACCTGGAGCCAGCGGCTCGGGGACCTAA
- a CDS encoding enolase C-terminal domain-like protein, protein MKIIDIRATPVAVPLAAPLRHANGCHWGRFVRTVVEIETDDGLIGLGEMGGGGESALAAFEGLKPYLLGRDPARIEEMRFLIANPTASLYNNRTQLLAALEFACLDILGQKWGVPVCDILGGRLRDRVTFASYLFFRYPNADGENEVRTIDQLVQDATELKRSYGFTTHKLKGGVFSPAYELECYRALAASLPGDRFRFDPNGVWSTEQAIAFAHAIEDIDNDYLEDPVFGMHGMRRTREKVRMPLATNTVVVGFEQLASNVLHTAVDVILLDTTFWGGIRPCVKAAAICEAFQYGVAVHSSGELGIQLATMLHLGAVIPNLTFAADAHYHHLVDDVIDGGRMCYCGGSIAVPTTPGLGVKLDRDKLGQYHELFKRLGSYPYDQDPLRPGWTPLIPNERWADPKDDRAPKIPW, encoded by the coding sequence ATGAAGATCATCGATATTCGGGCGACGCCCGTCGCCGTGCCCCTGGCCGCGCCGTTGCGTCATGCAAACGGTTGCCACTGGGGTCGCTTCGTTCGGACGGTCGTCGAGATCGAGACCGACGATGGACTGATTGGCCTGGGCGAGATGGGCGGCGGCGGCGAGAGCGCCCTCGCAGCGTTCGAGGGACTCAAGCCCTATTTGCTCGGTCGCGATCCAGCGCGCATCGAAGAGATGCGTTTTCTCATCGCCAATCCGACGGCGTCGCTGTATAACAATCGCACGCAGCTGCTCGCGGCGCTCGAGTTCGCGTGCCTCGATATCCTTGGTCAGAAGTGGGGCGTGCCCGTCTGCGACATCCTCGGCGGACGACTCCGCGACCGGGTGACGTTCGCGTCGTATCTGTTCTTCCGCTATCCGAACGCGGACGGTGAGAACGAAGTCCGCACGATCGACCAGCTCGTACAGGACGCGACGGAGCTCAAGCGCAGTTACGGATTCACGACACACAAGCTCAAAGGGGGCGTGTTCAGCCCCGCGTACGAGCTGGAGTGCTATCGTGCGCTCGCGGCGTCGCTGCCCGGCGACCGCTTTCGGTTCGATCCGAACGGCGTGTGGTCCACAGAGCAAGCGATTGCTTTTGCGCACGCGATCGAAGATATCGACAACGACTATCTGGAAGATCCCGTGTTCGGAATGCACGGCATGCGACGGACGCGCGAGAAAGTTCGTATGCCGCTCGCGACGAACACCGTGGTCGTCGGCTTCGAGCAGCTCGCGTCCAATGTGTTACACACCGCCGTCGATGTGATCTTGCTCGATACGACGTTCTGGGGTGGGATTCGCCCATGCGTGAAAGCCGCCGCCATCTGCGAGGCGTTTCAGTACGGCGTCGCCGTGCACTCCTCTGGCGAGCTGGGAATTCAACTCGCGACGATGTTGCATCTCGGCGCGGTGATTCCGAACCTCACATTCGCCGCCGACGCGCACTATCACCATCTCGTCGACGACGTCATCGACGGTGGACGCATGTGCTACTGCGGCGGATCGATCGCGGTGCCGACGACGCCGGGACTCGGTGTGAAGCTCGATCGCGACAAGCTCGGTCAGTATCACGAGTTGTTCAAACGCCTCGGCAGTTATCCGTACGACCAGGATCCCCTGCGCCCGGGATGGACGCCGCTGATTCCGAATGAGCGTTGGGCTGACCCGAAGGACGATCGCGCACCGAAGATTCCGTGGTGA
- the xylA gene encoding xylose isomerase, translated as MTTSDAYTPHPEHHFTFGLWTVGNVGRDPFGDPVRATLPPTRIVERLARLGAYGVNLHDNDLVPRDASASERDRIVAEFKRALADHGMRVPMATTNLFGDPVFRDGAFTSNDAKVRRYALQKTMRAIDLGVELGARTYVFWGGREGSETNAGKDLQEATKWFRDAINFLCEYVRGQKYDLNFALEPKPNEPRGDIYLPTIGHMLAFIYTLDHPEMVGLNPEVAHDQMAGLDFAHGVAQALEAGKLFHIDLNAQKPGRFDQDLRFGSEDIKGAFFLVKLLEDARWQGMRHFDSHAYRTEDEQGVWDFAAGSMRTYLILKDKVARFNADAEIQGLLGELRSRGAATGQRVRYSAAEAGAIRDERFDLDSLRARGYAYERLDQLTTELLMGVR; from the coding sequence ATGACCACTTCCGACGCGTACACGCCCCATCCCGAGCATCACTTCACATTCGGACTCTGGACCGTCGGCAACGTCGGACGCGATCCCTTCGGCGATCCGGTGCGTGCCACGCTCCCGCCGACGCGAATCGTCGAGCGACTCGCCAGGCTCGGCGCATACGGCGTGAATCTGCACGACAACGATCTCGTGCCGCGCGATGCGTCGGCGTCGGAACGCGATCGCATTGTCGCCGAGTTCAAGCGCGCGCTGGCGGACCACGGCATGCGCGTCCCGATGGCGACGACGAACCTCTTTGGCGATCCGGTGTTTCGCGACGGTGCCTTCACGAGCAACGACGCGAAGGTGAGGCGCTATGCACTCCAGAAGACGATGCGCGCGATCGACCTCGGTGTCGAGCTCGGCGCGCGAACCTACGTGTTCTGGGGTGGCCGCGAGGGATCGGAGACCAACGCTGGCAAGGACCTGCAGGAAGCGACGAAGTGGTTCCGGGACGCGATCAACTTTCTGTGCGAGTACGTGCGCGGCCAGAAGTATGATCTCAACTTCGCGCTCGAGCCGAAGCCTAACGAGCCGCGCGGCGATATCTATCTGCCGACGATCGGGCATATGCTCGCGTTCATCTACACGCTCGATCATCCGGAGATGGTGGGACTGAATCCGGAGGTGGCGCACGATCAGATGGCGGGACTCGATTTCGCCCACGGCGTGGCGCAGGCGCTCGAAGCGGGGAAGCTCTTCCACATCGATCTCAATGCGCAGAAGCCGGGTCGCTTCGATCAGGATCTCCGATTTGGGAGCGAGGACATCAAGGGTGCCTTCTTCCTCGTGAAGCTGCTCGAGGATGCGCGCTGGCAAGGTATGCGGCACTTCGACAGTCACGCGTACCGCACCGAGGATGAGCAAGGCGTCTGGGACTTCGCCGCCGGCAGTATGCGGACGTATCTGATTCTCAAAGACAAGGTCGCGCGCTTCAACGCCGATGCCGAGATTCAGGGCTTGCTCGGAGAGCTGCGGTCTCGCGGCGCGGCGACGGGTCAGCGCGTGCGCTACAGTGCTGCGGAAGCCGGTGCCATTCGTGACGAGCGCTTCGATCTCGACTCGCTGCGCGCACGTGGATATGCGTACGAGCGTCTCGATCAACTCACGACGGAACTGCTGATGGGTGTGCGGTAA